From Thalassococcus sp. S3, one genomic window encodes:
- a CDS encoding aldehyde dehydrogenase family protein: MSVAEIFETMDYGPAPESAEEALAWLVDQGSRFGHFIDGAFTEPGTGFDSRNPATGEVLATISQASQADIDAAVKAARKAQGKWAKLGGPGRARYLYALARLLQKHARLFAVLETLDNGKPIRESRDIDIPLAQRHFYYHAGMAQLMEEALPGRAPLGVCGQIIPWNFPLLMLAWKVAPALAMGNTAVLKPAEYTSLTALLFADICRQAGLPPGVINIVTGDGAVGEMIVGHADIDKIAFTGSTSVGRSIRQATAGTGKALTLELGGKSPYIVFDDADLDSVVEGLVDAIWFNQGQVCCAGSRLLVQESVAEPFFDKLRRRMDTLRVGNPLDKCIDVGAVVDPVQLDRIAELVESNASGTTYQASGALPDGGCFYPPTLITGLAPSDPLMQEEIFGPVLVSTTFRTPAEAVSLANNTRYGLAATVWSENLNLALDIAPQLAAGVVWINATNLFDAAAGFGGVRESGFGREGGWEGLTAYTRPVGTAKTLTPIEPVLGEKGPENGIDRTAKLYIGGKQARPDGGYSSPVYGKTGSLLGHVPLANRKDVRNAVEAARGAAGWAKTTGHLRAQILYYIAENLAARAEEFAARLDALQGGRGGAKEVDLSVQRLFTYAAWADKYDGQVHGVPIRGVALAMKEPVGVIGALCPDEAPLLGLVSCMAPAIAMGNRTVLVASEPFPLAATDFYQVLETSDVPAGVVNILTGTHAELAKTLADHLDVDAVWSFSSTDVSGDIERRAAGNLKRTWVNHAQARDWSLPDTPSFLSEATEIKNIWVPYGE; the protein is encoded by the coding sequence ATGAGCGTAGCCGAGATATTCGAGACGATGGATTACGGACCTGCCCCTGAAAGCGCGGAGGAAGCGCTTGCCTGGCTCGTCGATCAGGGCAGCCGGTTCGGCCACTTCATTGACGGGGCCTTTACCGAGCCGGGGACCGGCTTTGACAGCCGCAATCCAGCCACGGGTGAGGTTCTGGCAACGATCAGCCAAGCCAGTCAGGCCGATATAGATGCGGCGGTCAAAGCGGCGCGCAAGGCGCAGGGCAAATGGGCGAAGCTGGGCGGGCCCGGACGGGCGCGGTATCTTTACGCGCTTGCGCGCCTCTTGCAAAAACATGCGCGGCTTTTTGCGGTGCTGGAAACACTCGACAACGGAAAGCCGATCCGGGAGAGCCGGGACATCGATATCCCCCTTGCCCAGCGCCATTTCTACTATCACGCGGGCATGGCACAGCTGATGGAGGAGGCTTTGCCGGGCCGCGCGCCGCTTGGGGTGTGCGGTCAGATCATCCCGTGGAACTTCCCCCTGCTGATGCTGGCCTGGAAAGTGGCGCCCGCCTTGGCAATGGGGAACACCGCGGTTCTGAAACCGGCGGAATATACCTCTCTCACAGCGTTGCTTTTCGCCGATATCTGTCGGCAAGCCGGATTGCCGCCCGGCGTCATCAACATCGTGACCGGCGACGGCGCGGTCGGAGAGATGATTGTCGGGCATGCCGATATCGACAAGATCGCCTTTACCGGTTCGACAAGCGTGGGCCGCAGCATACGGCAGGCCACCGCAGGCACCGGCAAGGCGCTGACGCTCGAACTCGGGGGGAAGTCCCCTTACATCGTCTTTGACGACGCAGATCTCGACAGCGTGGTCGAAGGGCTGGTCGACGCGATCTGGTTCAACCAGGGACAGGTCTGTTGCGCCGGATCCCGTCTGTTGGTTCAGGAAAGCGTGGCCGAGCCGTTTTTCGACAAGCTGCGCCGCCGCATGGACACCTTGCGGGTCGGCAATCCGCTCGACAAATGTATCGACGTGGGCGCGGTGGTTGATCCGGTGCAACTGGATCGCATTGCCGAGCTGGTAGAGAGCAATGCCAGTGGCACGACCTACCAAGCCAGCGGCGCCTTACCTGACGGCGGCTGTTTTTACCCGCCGACGCTGATCACCGGCCTCGCCCCCTCTGACCCCCTGATGCAGGAGGAAATTTTCGGGCCGGTTCTCGTCTCAACAACATTCCGGACACCGGCAGAAGCGGTAAGCCTTGCCAATAACACGCGCTATGGGCTGGCGGCGACGGTTTGGTCGGAAAATCTGAACCTCGCGCTGGACATCGCTCCGCAACTCGCGGCCGGAGTGGTCTGGATCAACGCCACCAATCTTTTTGATGCAGCTGCAGGGTTCGGCGGCGTACGCGAAAGCGGGTTTGGCCGGGAAGGCGGATGGGAAGGGCTGACTGCCTACACAAGGCCCGTAGGGACCGCGAAGACGCTCACGCCCATTGAGCCCGTTCTGGGCGAGAAAGGTCCGGAGAACGGGATCGACCGAACCGCAAAGCTTTATATCGGGGGCAAACAGGCGCGTCCCGATGGGGGCTATTCCAGCCCGGTCTACGGCAAGACGGGCTCGCTTCTGGGTCATGTTCCGCTGGCCAACCGCAAGGATGTGCGCAATGCCGTGGAGGCCGCGCGGGGGGCTGCCGGCTGGGCCAAGACGACAGGGCATCTGAGGGCGCAGATCCTCTATTACATCGCAGAGAACCTCGCCGCCCGTGCGGAAGAATTCGCGGCGCGGCTGGATGCGCTTCAGGGCGGGCGCGGAGGCGCGAAAGAGGTAGATTTGTCCGTTCAACGCCTCTTTACCTACGCCGCCTGGGCCGACAAGTACGACGGGCAGGTCCATGGGGTGCCGATCCGCGGCGTTGCCCTTGCGATGAAAGAGCCGGTCGGCGTGATCGGCGCGCTCTGCCCGGACGAGGCGCCGCTTCTGGGCCTTGTGTCCTGCATGGCGCCGGCCATCGCGATGGGCAATCGCACCGTGCTGGTCGCGTCCGAGCCGTTTCCGCTGGCTGCCACGGATTTCTACCAAGTGCTTGAGACATCCGATGTCCCAGCAGGCGTGGTCAATATCCTTACCGGAACCCATGCGGAGCTTGCCAAGACGCTTGCAGATCACCTTGACGTCGACGCGGTCTGGAGCTTTTCCTCGACCGATGTGTCAGGCGATATCGAACGTCGCGCCGCGGGCAACCTCAAGCGGACATGGGTCAACCATGCCCAAGCGCGAGACTGGAGCCTGCCGGACACGCCAAGTTTCCTGAGCGAAGCAACTGAGATCAAGAACATCTGGGTGCCCTATGGCGAATGA
- a CDS encoding dienelactone hydrolase family protein: MANEIKQSTLGYAHDELQFEGQLFTHADQKTRPGILVAPAFGGLGPLEIDYARRLADLGYVTLAVDYYGDAARVETQPEAYALMRAVEADRPVLAKRMQAAMTALQAQSDVEDGRIGAMGFCFGGKAVLDLARSGAPIKACVPIHGVYDAPPDPAQAMPGSVLVLHGWDDPLATPEQLTALAAELTVVCDDWQVLGFGGTGHAFTNPGAQSHDAGMGYSARASDRAWTALTKFFDETLNSDG, from the coding sequence ATGGCGAATGAGATCAAACAATCCACGCTCGGTTACGCGCATGATGAGCTTCAGTTCGAGGGCCAGCTTTTTACGCATGCGGACCAGAAAACCCGCCCCGGTATCCTCGTTGCGCCCGCCTTTGGAGGACTTGGCCCGCTTGAGATCGACTATGCCCGGCGGTTGGCCGATCTGGGGTATGTCACGCTCGCCGTCGACTATTATGGCGATGCAGCCCGCGTCGAAACGCAACCCGAAGCATATGCGCTGATGCGGGCCGTCGAGGCGGACCGACCGGTGCTTGCCAAGCGGATGCAAGCAGCGATGACGGCGCTTCAGGCGCAATCCGATGTCGAGGACGGGCGGATCGGTGCGATGGGCTTTTGCTTTGGCGGGAAGGCAGTGCTGGATCTTGCGCGAAGCGGTGCCCCGATCAAGGCCTGCGTTCCGATCCACGGTGTCTACGACGCACCGCCGGACCCGGCACAAGCCATGCCGGGGTCGGTTTTGGTGCTTCACGGTTGGGATGATCCGCTTGCCACGCCCGAGCAATTGACCGCCCTCGCCGCAGAACTCACGGTCGTGTGCGACGATTGGCAGGTGTTGGGGTTCGGCGGCACCGGCCACGCCTTTACCAATCCGGGTGCCCAGAGCCACGATGCGGGCATGGGCTACAGCGCGCGCGCGTCAGATCGGGCCTGGACGGCCCTCACCAAGTTTTTCGACGAAACTCTGAATTCCGACGGTTAG
- a CDS encoding pitrilysin family protein, translating to MRFLASFILTVFIALPAAADVEIEEVTTPGGLTAWLVEDQSIPFVALELRFRGGTSLDLPDKRGAVNLMTGLLEEGAGDLDARAFARSLEGLAASFDYDSNDDDVSISAQMLTENRDEVLPLLRQSILEPRFDDSAIERVRQQVLSGLRSDANDPNEIASRALSEIAYGDHPYGGPERGTVASVAALTRDDILTAHRAVFARDRIYIGAVGDITADELSTLLDDLLDGLPETGAEIPGKVDVSLDGGTTVVPFDTPQSVALFAQRGIERNDDDFFPAFVLNHIIGGGGFESRLMTEVRQKRGLTYGVYSYLLPKDLAAIYLGSVASANSRVAEAIEVIRAEWDRAATEGVTVEELDAAKTYLTGAYPLRFDGNSRIATIMVGMQMQGLPIDYIATRNDKVNAVTLEDVNRVAGELLDPAGLHFVVVGQPEGLPVPTE from the coding sequence ATGAGATTTCTCGCAAGCTTCATCCTGACTGTCTTTATCGCTCTTCCCGCAGCCGCCGACGTCGAGATCGAGGAGGTGACAACGCCCGGCGGCCTGACCGCCTGGCTGGTTGAAGATCAGTCAATCCCCTTCGTCGCGCTGGAGTTACGGTTTCGCGGGGGGACGTCCCTGGATCTTCCCGACAAGCGTGGAGCGGTTAATCTGATGACCGGTCTGCTGGAAGAAGGCGCGGGTGATCTGGACGCAAGGGCCTTCGCGCGGTCGCTGGAAGGGTTGGCCGCGTCCTTCGACTATGATTCGAACGACGACGACGTGTCGATCTCTGCGCAGATGCTCACCGAGAACCGGGACGAGGTTCTGCCCCTGCTGCGCCAATCCATCCTTGAGCCACGCTTTGATGACAGCGCAATCGAACGGGTGCGGCAGCAGGTTTTGTCAGGTCTTCGCTCGGATGCGAACGATCCTAACGAGATTGCCAGCCGCGCCCTGTCGGAGATTGCCTATGGTGATCACCCTTATGGTGGGCCCGAGCGCGGGACCGTTGCCTCTGTCGCGGCACTGACGCGGGATGATATCCTGACCGCTCATCGCGCGGTCTTTGCCAGGGACCGCATCTATATCGGCGCTGTCGGGGACATAACGGCCGATGAGCTGAGCACCTTGCTCGACGATCTGCTTGACGGACTGCCCGAGACCGGAGCGGAGATTCCCGGAAAGGTCGATGTCTCGCTCGATGGTGGGACGACAGTTGTTCCCTTTGACACACCGCAATCGGTGGCCTTGTTCGCTCAACGCGGGATCGAACGGAATGATGATGATTTCTTTCCGGCATTCGTCTTGAACCACATCATCGGCGGGGGCGGCTTCGAAAGCCGCTTGATGACCGAAGTGCGCCAGAAGCGTGGACTGACCTACGGCGTCTATTCCTACCTCCTGCCCAAGGATCTGGCCGCGATCTACCTGGGTAGTGTCGCATCGGCCAATTCACGGGTCGCCGAGGCCATCGAGGTGATCCGCGCCGAATGGGATCGCGCGGCAACGGAAGGCGTGACCGTGGAAGAGTTGGACGCGGCCAAGACGTACCTGACCGGGGCCTATCCGCTGCGCTTCGACGGCAACAGCCGCATCGCGACCATCATGGTTGGCATGCAGATGCAGGGCCTTCCCATCGACTACATCGCCACGCGCAACGACAAAGTGAATGCCGTCACGCTGGAAGACGTGAATCGTGTGGCTGGTGAGCTTCTCGATCCCGCCGGTTTGCACTTCGTCGTGGTGGGCCAGCCAGAAGGGTTGCCGGTTCCCACCGAATGA
- a CDS encoding pitrilysin family protein gives MKRVLSAAIAVAVLAIPAMAQSIDDKVTSFTLDNGMDVVVIEDNRVPVVQHMVWYRAGSADEPKGQSGVAHFLEHLLFKATETLEAGELSATVAANGGRDNAFTSYDYTAYFQRVASDRLELMMQMEADRMKNIRLTDEDIVTERQVIIEERNQRTENNPRALFGEQLNASLYLNHRYGVPIIGWMHEMETLDMENVLSFYDRHYSPNNAILIVSGDVDPENVRVLAERHYGVIAANPDLPERTRTEEPPHRAERRVVFRDPRVAQPYVSRSYIAPERDSGAQEKAAALALLSEILGGGTTSYLAEKLQFDSQVAVWTGAFYSGVSLDDTSFTVIVVPGPDVSLQEAEEAMDAALASFIEDGVDAEQLERIKMQLRAAQIYARDNVDGIANRYGRALTSGLTVEDVRAWPDILQAVTEEDIIEAARAVLRPEASVTGWLTKTEGVTQ, from the coding sequence ATGAAGCGAGTGCTCAGCGCGGCGATCGCGGTTGCCGTCCTTGCCATTCCGGCAATGGCGCAGAGTATTGATGACAAGGTTACCAGCTTCACGCTCGACAACGGAATGGATGTCGTCGTCATTGAGGATAACCGCGTCCCGGTTGTGCAGCACATGGTGTGGTACCGTGCGGGTTCAGCGGATGAACCGAAGGGTCAATCCGGCGTCGCCCATTTTTTGGAACATCTCTTGTTCAAGGCGACCGAGACCCTTGAAGCGGGCGAGCTTTCCGCAACGGTCGCGGCAAATGGCGGCCGGGACAACGCCTTCACCAGCTATGATTACACCGCCTATTTCCAGCGCGTCGCATCTGACCGCCTCGAACTGATGATGCAGATGGAGGCTGACCGGATGAAAAACATCCGGTTGACCGATGAGGACATCGTGACCGAGCGGCAGGTGATTATCGAAGAACGAAATCAGCGTACCGAGAACAATCCGCGGGCCCTGTTCGGCGAGCAGTTAAACGCCTCGCTCTATCTCAATCATCGCTACGGAGTGCCCATCATCGGCTGGATGCACGAGATGGAGACACTGGATATGGAAAATGTGCTCTCTTTCTATGACAGGCATTATTCACCGAATAACGCGATCCTGATCGTCTCTGGTGATGTGGACCCTGAAAATGTTCGCGTTCTGGCCGAAAGGCATTACGGTGTGATTGCCGCGAACCCCGACCTGCCCGAACGGACGCGGACCGAGGAACCACCCCATCGGGCCGAACGGCGCGTGGTCTTTCGGGATCCGAGAGTGGCGCAGCCTTATGTCAGCCGCTCCTATATCGCGCCTGAGCGGGACAGCGGCGCACAGGAGAAAGCGGCTGCCCTCGCATTGCTGAGTGAAATCCTCGGGGGTGGGACAACATCCTATCTGGCCGAAAAGCTGCAATTCGACAGTCAGGTCGCCGTCTGGACCGGTGCTTTCTACAGCGGTGTCTCGCTCGACGACACCTCGTTTACCGTGATCGTCGTGCCGGGCCCGGATGTCAGCTTGCAGGAGGCCGAGGAGGCGATGGATGCCGCCCTTGCCTCTTTTATCGAGGATGGCGTGGATGCCGAGCAGCTTGAGCGGATCAAGATGCAACTGCGCGCGGCCCAGATCTATGCGCGTGACAATGTCGATGGGATCGCGAACCGCTATGGCCGCGCGTTGACATCCGGTCTGACGGTCGAGGACGTGCGGGCCTGGCCCGACATTCTTCAGGCCGTGACCGAAGAAGACATCATCGAAGCCGCACGCGCGGTTTTGCGTCCGGAAGCATCCGTGACCGGCTGGCTCACCAAAACCGAGGGAGTGACGCAATGA
- a CDS encoding DUF3035 domain-containing protein: MRVPHIAIIILGSLALAGCSNTGLRDLRSNSGGPDEFLVQPVKPLSAPDSYSALPTPMPGGANLVDPQPRADAVVALGGRASALSSQGVPASDAALVGQTGRYGVQSGIRASLAEEDEAFRRRRGRLTQFQLFRTDRYNQVYRRQSLDPFDETDRFRRTGAQTSTSPPQEN, encoded by the coding sequence ATGCGTGTGCCGCATATCGCAATCATCATTTTGGGATCATTGGCTCTGGCCGGGTGTTCGAATACCGGTCTGCGCGATTTGCGCTCGAATTCCGGCGGGCCGGATGAGTTCCTGGTGCAGCCGGTCAAACCGCTGAGCGCGCCAGACAGCTATAGCGCATTGCCAACGCCGATGCCGGGCGGTGCAAATCTGGTTGATCCCCAGCCGCGTGCCGATGCCGTGGTTGCTCTGGGCGGTCGTGCCTCGGCTCTGTCGTCCCAAGGGGTGCCCGCGTCGGATGCGGCTTTGGTCGGTCAGACGGGTCGCTACGGGGTGCAGTCAGGGATCCGCGCCAGCCTTGCCGAGGAAGACGAAGCGTTTCGTCGGCGCCGTGGTCGTTTGACGCAATTCCAGCTCTTCCGCACAGACCGGTACAACCAGGTTTATCGCCGTCAATCTCTTGATCCCTTTGACGAAACAGATCGGTTTCGCCGGACGGGTGCCCAGACCTCAACCTCGCCCCCGCAAGAGAACTGA
- the lspA gene encoding signal peptidase II, producing the protein MRLLFLAATLAFAIDQISKYVIVHAMELSRIRSIDVLPPILNLRYGENRGINFGILDGAPDVTRWILVGFSILVVAGVLYWVMRWHRTPLMLFSGGLLIGGALGNVLDRVIYGYVLDFLNMSCCGVRNPFVFNLADVFIFAGAIGLILFDGKTRQKKAS; encoded by the coding sequence ATGCGCCTCCTTTTTCTCGCCGCCACGCTGGCTTTCGCGATCGACCAGATCAGCAAATACGTCATCGTGCATGCGATGGAGCTGTCGCGCATCCGGTCGATCGATGTTCTGCCGCCCATTCTGAATCTGCGATATGGGGAAAACCGCGGCATCAACTTCGGCATCCTTGACGGCGCCCCGGATGTCACCCGCTGGATCCTTGTAGGTTTTTCGATCCTGGTTGTCGCGGGTGTGCTCTACTGGGTCATGCGCTGGCACCGAACGCCTTTGATGCTGTTCAGCGGTGGCCTTCTGATCGGTGGGGCGCTTGGCAATGTTCTGGATCGCGTCATCTATGGCTACGTGCTGGATTTCCTCAACATGTCATGCTGTGGCGTGCGCAATCCCTTTGTTTTCAATCTGGCGGATGTCTTCATTTTTGCCGGCGCGATCGGTCTGATCCTTTTCGATGGCAAGACGCGCCAGAAAAAGGCCTCGTGA
- the purH gene encoding bifunctional phosphoribosylaminoimidazolecarboxamide formyltransferase/IMP cyclohydrolase, giving the protein MTDLYPVRRALLSVSDKTGLVDLGRALAERGVELLSTGGSAAALRDAGLEVRDVSDVTGFPEMMDGRVKTLHPAVHGGLLALRDDKAHLDAMETHDIGAIDLLVVNLYPFEETVAKGADYDTCIENIDIGGPAMIRAAAKNHAFVNVVVDVEDYDALLEELGNHDGATRYAFRQKLAQIAYARTGAYDAAVSTWMASALGDTAPRRRVFAGTLAQTLRYGENPHQAATFYTDGARRPGVATARQHQGKALSYNNINDTDAAFELVSEFDPSEGAACAIIKHANPCGVARGATLRDAYQKAFDCDRTSAFGGIVALNQPLDAETAQDITGIFTEVVIAPDADEEAIEIFGQKKNLRLLTTGGLADPRMSGLAYRQVAGGLLVQDKDAGHVDVPDLKVATKRQPTDAEMSDLLLAWVIAKHVKSNAIVYVKDGATVGVGAGQMSRVDSALIAAKKAERMAEALGLPQPLTVGSAVASDAFFPFADGLMEAAAAGATSVIQPGGSMRDDEVIAAADEAGLAMVLTGMRHFRH; this is encoded by the coding sequence GTGACGTCTCGGATGTAACAGGCTTTCCGGAGATGATGGACGGGCGTGTGAAGACGCTGCATCCCGCCGTTCATGGCGGCCTTCTGGCCTTGCGGGACGACAAGGCCCATCTGGACGCCATGGAAACGCATGATATCGGTGCAATCGACCTGCTTGTCGTCAACCTTTACCCGTTCGAGGAAACGGTGGCGAAGGGGGCCGACTACGACACATGCATCGAGAACATCGACATCGGAGGCCCGGCGATGATCCGCGCCGCGGCCAAAAATCATGCCTTCGTCAACGTCGTGGTCGATGTCGAAGACTACGATGCATTGCTGGAGGAATTGGGCAATCATGACGGTGCGACACGCTATGCGTTTCGTCAGAAATTGGCCCAAATCGCCTATGCGCGCACAGGCGCCTATGACGCCGCCGTATCGACCTGGATGGCTTCCGCCCTGGGTGACACTGCGCCGCGTCGGCGCGTCTTTGCCGGGACGTTGGCACAGACCCTGCGCTATGGCGAGAACCCGCATCAGGCGGCGACCTTTTACACCGATGGCGCGCGCCGACCGGGCGTGGCAACCGCGCGGCAACATCAGGGTAAGGCGCTGTCCTACAACAACATCAACGACACCGATGCCGCCTTTGAACTGGTCAGCGAGTTTGATCCGTCGGAAGGTGCGGCCTGCGCGATCATCAAGCACGCCAACCCTTGTGGTGTGGCGCGTGGTGCGACGCTCAGGGATGCGTACCAAAAGGCCTTTGATTGTGATCGCACCAGTGCGTTTGGCGGCATCGTCGCCTTGAACCAGCCGCTGGATGCCGAAACCGCACAGGACATCACGGGGATCTTTACCGAGGTTGTGATCGCGCCGGATGCGGATGAGGAGGCGATCGAGATCTTCGGCCAGAAAAAGAACCTCCGGCTGCTGACAACCGGGGGGTTGGCCGATCCACGCATGTCGGGCCTTGCCTATCGGCAGGTGGCCGGCGGTCTTTTGGTCCAGGACAAGGATGCTGGACATGTCGACGTGCCGGATTTGAAAGTCGCGACAAAGCGCCAGCCGACGGATGCCGAGATGTCCGACCTCCTGCTGGCCTGGGTGATCGCGAAGCACGTGAAATCGAACGCGATCGTCTACGTGAAGGATGGGGCGACCGTGGGTGTCGGGGCCGGTCAGATGAGCCGGGTCGACAGTGCGCTGATCGCGGCCAAGAAAGCCGAGCGTATGGCCGAAGCCCTGGGTTTGCCGCAACCCCTCACCGTTGGGTCCGCAGTCGCCTCAGATGCGTTCTTTCCTTTTGCAGACGGATTGATGGAGGCTGCCGCCGCCGGGGCAACCTCGGTCATTCAGCCGGGCGGGTCGATGCGGGATGACGAAGTTATCGCAGCCGCCGACGAGGCCGGCCTGGCCATGGTGCTGACCGGCATGCGGCATTTCCGGCATTAG